A part of Citrifermentans bremense genomic DNA contains:
- a CDS encoding 1-deoxy-D-xylulose-5-phosphate reductoisomerase yields MKNLTILGSTGSIGVSTLDVVAAHPDMFRVVALTAGNNLELLKSQIETFRPELVSVLTAEKAQVLSRSLTGKKPEIMHGVEGMIAAATASATTMVVAAIVGAAGLVPTTAAIMAGKDVALANKETLVTAGHLVMQMVRDKKVKLYPVDSEHCAVFQSMAGHRCQDIARVILTASGGPFLNWGQEQLQKATVSDALNHPNWSMGKKITVDSATMMNKGLEVIEARWLFDIPVQRIAVNIHPQSIIHSMVEYVDGSVMAQLGTPDMKGPIAYALSYPARVTSGVKPLDLTALSGLTFFKPDTDRFPALKLAYRAADAGESMPAVMNAANEIAVETFLEGRIGFMAIAEAIEKVMDLHAPHALASIEEVLEADRWGRRTAREVLGTGS; encoded by the coding sequence ATGAAAAACCTCACCATTTTAGGATCCACAGGTTCCATAGGGGTCAGCACCCTCGACGTGGTCGCCGCGCATCCGGACATGTTCCGGGTGGTGGCGCTCACAGCCGGCAACAACCTCGAACTGTTGAAAAGCCAGATCGAGACCTTCAGGCCGGAGCTGGTTTCGGTTCTGACCGCCGAGAAGGCCCAGGTCCTGAGCCGCTCCCTGACTGGCAAAAAGCCGGAAATCATGCACGGCGTCGAGGGGATGATCGCCGCCGCCACCGCATCCGCAACCACCATGGTGGTTGCGGCCATCGTCGGCGCAGCCGGGCTCGTCCCCACCACCGCCGCGATCATGGCGGGAAAGGACGTGGCGCTTGCCAACAAGGAGACGCTGGTCACCGCGGGGCACCTGGTGATGCAGATGGTGCGCGATAAGAAGGTGAAGCTCTACCCGGTCGACAGCGAGCACTGCGCCGTGTTCCAGTCCATGGCGGGGCACCGCTGCCAGGACATAGCGCGGGTGATCCTCACCGCTTCCGGCGGTCCCTTCCTCAACTGGGGACAGGAGCAGCTGCAAAAGGCGACGGTCTCAGACGCGCTCAACCATCCCAACTGGAGCATGGGGAAAAAGATCACCGTCGATTCCGCCACCATGATGAACAAGGGGCTGGAGGTGATCGAGGCGCGCTGGCTCTTCGACATCCCGGTGCAGAGAATAGCGGTAAACATCCACCCGCAGAGCATCATCCATTCCATGGTGGAATACGTGGACGGGAGCGTGATGGCGCAGCTTGGGACCCCCGACATGAAGGGGCCCATCGCCTACGCGCTCAGCTACCCGGCACGTGTCACCTCCGGAGTAAAGCCGCTCGATCTCACCGCACTTTCGGGGCTCACCTTCTTCAAGCCCGACACCGATCGGTTCCCGGCGCTGAAACTGGCCTACCGGGCGGCCGACGCCGGGGAGAGCATGCCGGCGGTCATGAACGCCGCCAACGAGATCGCCGTCGAGACCTTCCTGGAAGGGAGGATCGGTTTCATGGCCATAGCAGAGGCCATCGAGAAGGTGATGGACCTGCACGCGCCGCACGCGCTGGCTTCCATCGAAGAGGTGCTGGAGGCCGACCGATGGGGCAGGAGAACCGCCAGGGAAGTCCTTGGCACAGGCAGCTGA
- the ilvN gene encoding acetolactate synthase small subunit yields the protein MKHTIAVLVENEFGVLSRVVGLFSGRGFNIDSLTVAPTNDEALSRITLVTRGDEQIIEQITKQLNKLIDVIKVIDFEPENAIEREMVLVKVSAEDQSRAEVLRIADIFRAKVIDVTPKSYTLEATGAPAKVSAMVELLRPLGLKELVSTGPVVIGRGAKGWKG from the coding sequence ATGAAACACACCATAGCAGTGCTCGTAGAGAATGAATTCGGGGTTCTCTCCCGCGTGGTCGGCCTTTTCTCCGGCCGCGGCTTCAACATAGATTCGCTTACCGTCGCTCCCACCAACGACGAGGCGCTTTCCAGGATCACGCTGGTCACCCGTGGGGACGAGCAGATCATCGAGCAGATCACCAAGCAGCTCAACAAGCTGATAGACGTCATCAAGGTCATCGACTTCGAACCGGAAAACGCCATCGAGCGCGAGATGGTGCTGGTCAAGGTCTCGGCCGAGGACCAAAGCCGCGCCGAGGTGCTGAGGATCGCCGACATCTTCCGCGCCAAGGTCATCGACGTGACACCCAAATCCTACACGCTTGAGGCGACCGGGGCTCCGGCCAAGGTGAGCGCCATGGTCGAGCTTTTGAGGCCCTTGGGTCTCAAGGAGCTGGTCAGCACCGGGCCGGTAGTGATCGGGCGCGGCGCCAAGGGGTGGAAGGGGTAG
- the ilvB gene encoding biosynthetic-type acetolactate synthase large subunit: protein MKMNGARILLECLKREGVDTIFGYPGGTVINLYDELFSFKEIRHILPRHEQAGVHAADGYARATGKVGVAIATSGPGATNTITGIATAYMDSIPMVIITGQVPTALIGNDAFQEADIIGITRPCTKHNFLVKDVKDLPTIMKKAFYIARTGRPGPVLVDLPKDVQMAQAEFKYPETVEIRGYKPNLEGHPKQVEKAVTMITQAKRPVIYVGGGVILGNAAAELTAFAKRLAIPVTTTLMGLGAFPENDPQSLGLLGMHGTYYANMAVSNCDVLIAIGARFDDRVTGKIASFAPHAKIVHVDVDPTSIKKNVRVDLPIVGDVRDVLAKMLKAAEQVCPDAKACQDAIAPWTAEIEGWKAKHPMSYKQSTTTIKPQYVIQRLRALSDADAIVATDVGQHQMWTAQFFGFTTPRTLLSSGGLGTMGYGLPAAMGAQAAFPERQVMVVCGDGGFQMNMQELATIVQNRLNVKIVILNNNFLGMVRQWQELFFDKRYSSTCMELPIDFIKLAEAFGATGLQATKVEEVDEVIKKGFATKGPVLMEFKVAREEKVLPMVPAGASLTEMVLAS, encoded by the coding sequence ATGAAAATGAACGGCGCACGAATTCTGTTGGAGTGCCTCAAACGGGAGGGGGTCGACACGATCTTCGGCTATCCCGGGGGTACGGTAATCAACCTCTACGACGAGCTCTTCTCGTTCAAGGAGATCAGGCACATCCTGCCGCGCCACGAGCAGGCGGGGGTCCACGCGGCGGACGGCTACGCGCGCGCGACGGGAAAGGTCGGCGTCGCCATCGCCACCTCCGGTCCGGGCGCCACCAACACCATCACCGGCATCGCCACCGCCTACATGGACTCCATCCCGATGGTGATCATCACCGGTCAGGTTCCCACCGCGCTGATCGGCAACGACGCCTTCCAGGAAGCCGACATCATCGGTATCACCCGTCCCTGCACCAAGCACAACTTCCTGGTGAAGGACGTCAAAGACCTCCCCACCATCATGAAGAAGGCGTTCTACATCGCCCGCACCGGCCGCCCCGGCCCGGTCCTCGTTGACCTTCCCAAAGACGTGCAGATGGCGCAGGCCGAGTTCAAGTACCCGGAGACGGTAGAGATCCGCGGCTACAAGCCGAACCTCGAAGGGCACCCTAAGCAGGTGGAGAAGGCGGTCACCATGATCACCCAGGCCAAGCGCCCGGTGATCTACGTAGGGGGCGGCGTCATCCTCGGGAACGCCGCGGCTGAACTGACCGCCTTTGCCAAGCGGCTCGCCATCCCGGTTACCACAACCCTCATGGGGCTTGGGGCCTTCCCCGAGAACGACCCGCAGTCGCTGGGACTCCTCGGCATGCACGGCACCTATTACGCCAACATGGCGGTGTCGAACTGCGACGTCCTGATCGCCATCGGCGCCCGTTTCGACGACCGCGTCACCGGCAAGATCGCCTCCTTCGCGCCCCACGCGAAGATCGTGCATGTAGACGTCGATCCCACCTCGATCAAGAAGAACGTCCGCGTCGACCTCCCCATTGTCGGTGACGTCCGCGACGTCCTCGCAAAGATGCTTAAGGCCGCCGAGCAGGTTTGCCCCGATGCCAAGGCATGCCAGGACGCCATCGCCCCCTGGACCGCCGAGATCGAAGGGTGGAAGGCGAAGCACCCCATGTCCTACAAGCAGTCGACCACCACTATCAAGCCGCAGTACGTGATCCAGAGGCTGCGCGCCCTATCCGACGCCGACGCCATCGTCGCCACCGACGTGGGGCAGCACCAGATGTGGACCGCCCAGTTCTTCGGCTTCACCACCCCGAGGACGCTTCTTTCCTCCGGCGGCCTCGGCACCATGGGTTACGGCCTTCCCGCAGCCATGGGAGCGCAGGCGGCCTTTCCCGAGCGCCAGGTGATGGTGGTCTGCGGTGACGGCGGCTTCCAGATGAACATGCAGGAATTGGCCACCATAGTGCAGAACCGGCTCAACGTGAAGATCGTCATCCTGAACAACAACTTCCTGGGCATGGTGCGCCAGTGGCAGGAGCTCTTCTTCGACAAGCGCTACTCCTCCACCTGCATGGAACTCCCCATCGATTTCATAAAGCTCGCCGAAGCCTTCGGCGCCACCGGTCTCCAGGCCACCAAGGTCGAGGAGGTCGACGAGGTGATCAAGAAAGGGTTCGCCACCAAGGGCCCGGTCCTGATGGAATTCAAGGTCGCCCGCGAGGAGAAGGTGCTCCCGATGGTTCCCGCCGGAGCGTCGCTCACCGAGATGGTTCTGGCGTCGTAG
- a CDS encoding phosphatidylserine decarboxylase family protein: MRNTDTPVAVEGYPFIAGFAVTTLLLALLGQFLHWGFFIPATLFFVLTVFTVFFFRNPERTTPGDDNTVVAPADGEVIFLGKVIEPHTNGEFEKISIFMSVFNVHVNRAPISGKVVDGFYTKGKFFDVRDERASFENEQQGLVLETASGLRMVVVQVAGLIARRIVCYAKTGDLLTRGRRYGLIRFGSRLDIYLPLGTRIDVVMGQKTVAGETVLGILP, encoded by the coding sequence ATGCGCAACACTGATACCCCGGTCGCTGTCGAGGGGTACCCCTTCATAGCCGGATTCGCCGTGACGACCCTGCTGCTGGCGCTGCTCGGGCAGTTCCTGCACTGGGGATTCTTTATCCCCGCCACGCTCTTCTTCGTCCTCACCGTTTTCACCGTCTTCTTCTTCAGAAACCCGGAGCGCACCACGCCCGGCGACGACAACACCGTGGTCGCCCCCGCCGACGGCGAGGTGATATTCCTGGGGAAGGTTATCGAGCCCCACACAAACGGCGAGTTCGAGAAGATCAGCATCTTCATGTCCGTCTTCAACGTCCACGTGAACCGCGCGCCTATCAGCGGCAAGGTGGTAGACGGCTTTTACACCAAGGGTAAATTCTTCGATGTAAGGGACGAGCGCGCCAGCTTCGAGAACGAACAGCAGGGGCTCGTGCTGGAGACCGCCTCGGGGCTCAGGATGGTCGTGGTGCAGGTGGCCGGCCTCATCGCCCGGCGCATCGTCTGCTATGCGAAGACCGGCGACCTCCTGACCCGCGGGCGCCGTTACGGCCTGATCCGCTTCGGGTCGCGCCTGGACATCTACCTCCCGCTCGGGACCAGGATAGACGTGGTCATGGGACAGAAAACGGTTGCAGGGGAGACCGTACTGGGGATACTGCCGTGA
- the tsaB gene encoding tRNA (adenosine(37)-N6)-threonylcarbamoyltransferase complex dimerization subunit type 1 TsaB, whose product MKILTVDTSSNCSSVSLSDGSTLLGECVLGEDRSNSGRLLESVSGLLKAARLEPEGLDALAVSLGPGSFTGVRVGIATVKGLAIATGKPVVGFSSLAMLAMNLPFSSHPVAPMYDARKSEVYAALYRCGSLPEELVPDAVIGPQEFLSGITQPTIFVGDGAVRYRELIVSTLGELAIFPPWHLNLPRACAGAVIAREAALSGKFTPLALLNPTYLRASEAEIAKRRREGL is encoded by the coding sequence GTGAAGATACTCACCGTCGACACCTCCAGCAACTGCTCCTCCGTCTCCTTAAGCGACGGCTCCACCCTTCTGGGGGAGTGCGTCCTGGGCGAGGACCGCTCCAACTCCGGACGCCTGCTCGAATCCGTCTCCGGACTTTTGAAGGCGGCGCGGCTTGAACCGGAGGGGCTCGACGCCCTTGCGGTCTCCCTGGGGCCCGGTTCCTTCACCGGGGTCAGGGTCGGCATCGCGACGGTGAAGGGGCTTGCCATCGCCACCGGGAAGCCGGTCGTCGGTTTCTCTTCGCTCGCCATGCTGGCGATGAACCTCCCCTTCAGCTCCCACCCGGTCGCCCCCATGTACGACGCCAGAAAGAGCGAGGTTTATGCGGCGCTTTACCGCTGCGGCTCGCTTCCCGAAGAGCTCGTTCCCGATGCGGTGATCGGGCCGCAGGAGTTTCTTTCGGGGATCACTCAACCCACCATCTTCGTCGGCGACGGCGCCGTTCGCTACCGCGAGCTGATCGTCTCGACCCTAGGGGAGCTCGCCATCTTTCCGCCCTGGCACTTGAACCTCCCGAGGGCCTGCGCCGGTGCCGTGATCGCCCGCGAGGCGGCCCTTTCCGGGAAGTTCACCCCCCTTGCTTTGCTCAACCCCACCTACCTGCGCGCCTCCGAGGCGGAGATAGCCAAACGCCGCCGCGAGGGGCTTTAA
- the ilvD gene encoding dihydroxy-acid dehydratase: MRSDTITQGLERTPHRALLKGTGLPQSEMGKPFIGIATSFTDLIPGHVGMRDLERFIEKGVHTGGGYSFFFGIPGVCDGISMGHKGMHYSLPTRELIADMVESVAEAHRLDGLVLLTNCDKITPGMLMAAARLDIPCIVVTAGPMMSGRGDAGRKYSFVTDTFEAMARYKAGVIDDAELARCEENACPGMGSCQGLFTANTMAILTETLGMSLPRCGTALAVSALKRRIAFASGERIVDLVRQNITPRSIMTREAFENAIRVDLALGGSSNTVLHLLAIAHEAGVELPLETFDILAKETPQLASMNPAGEHFMEDLDVAGGVAGVLKQLGDKIHDCPTLMGLSTKEIVASLKGVDEEVIHPLSDPVKKEGGIAVLFGNICPKGAVVKQSGVSDKMMKFTGTARCFDSEDKAMAAMMGGVVKGGDVVVIRYEGPKGGPGMREMLAPTAALMGLGLGDSVALITDGRFSGGTRGPCIGHIAPEAAAGGPIGLIEDGDTIELDIPARSLKVLVSDEVLAERRARWVAPEPKIKKGWLARYAKVVTSAHTGAITTAE; encoded by the coding sequence ATGCGTAGCGACACTATCACCCAAGGTTTGGAACGGACCCCGCACCGCGCGCTCCTGAAAGGAACGGGCCTGCCGCAAAGCGAGATGGGAAAGCCGTTCATCGGCATCGCTACCAGCTTCACCGATCTCATCCCGGGTCATGTTGGCATGCGCGACCTGGAGCGTTTCATCGAGAAGGGTGTCCACACAGGCGGCGGTTACTCCTTCTTCTTCGGGATCCCCGGGGTCTGCGACGGCATCTCTATGGGACACAAGGGGATGCACTACTCCCTCCCCACCCGCGAGCTGATCGCGGACATGGTCGAGTCCGTCGCCGAGGCGCATCGCCTGGACGGCCTGGTGCTTTTGACCAACTGCGACAAGATCACCCCGGGCATGCTCATGGCTGCCGCGAGGCTCGACATCCCCTGCATCGTCGTCACCGCAGGCCCCATGATGAGCGGCCGCGGCGACGCGGGTAGGAAGTACTCCTTCGTCACCGACACCTTCGAAGCGATGGCGCGCTACAAGGCAGGCGTCATCGACGACGCGGAACTCGCGCGTTGCGAAGAGAACGCCTGCCCGGGCATGGGTTCCTGCCAGGGGCTCTTCACCGCCAACACCATGGCCATTCTCACCGAGACGCTCGGCATGAGCCTGCCGCGCTGCGGCACGGCACTCGCCGTCTCTGCGCTCAAGCGCCGCATCGCCTTCGCCTCCGGCGAGCGCATCGTCGACCTGGTGCGCCAGAACATCACCCCCCGCTCGATCATGACCCGCGAGGCGTTCGAGAACGCCATCAGGGTGGACCTGGCCCTTGGGGGCTCCTCCAACACGGTGCTGCACCTTCTCGCCATCGCCCACGAGGCTGGCGTAGAGCTCCCTCTTGAGACCTTCGACATCTTGGCCAAGGAGACCCCGCAGCTTGCCTCCATGAATCCGGCGGGCGAGCACTTCATGGAGGATCTCGACGTGGCCGGCGGCGTCGCAGGGGTGCTGAAGCAGTTGGGGGACAAGATCCACGACTGCCCGACCCTCATGGGGCTCAGCACCAAGGAGATCGTTGCGAGCCTCAAGGGTGTCGACGAGGAAGTTATCCATCCGCTCTCCGACCCGGTCAAGAAGGAAGGGGGCATCGCCGTTCTCTTCGGCAACATCTGCCCCAAAGGCGCGGTGGTCAAGCAGTCGGGCGTTTCCGACAAGATGATGAAGTTTACCGGCACCGCGCGCTGCTTCGATTCCGAGGACAAGGCCATGGCCGCCATGATGGGCGGCGTGGTGAAGGGTGGCGACGTGGTCGTCATCCGCTACGAGGGGCCCAAAGGGGGGCCGGGTATGCGCGAGATGCTCGCTCCCACCGCGGCGCTCATGGGACTTGGCCTTGGGGACTCCGTGGCGCTCATCACCGACGGGCGCTTTTCCGGCGGCACCCGCGGCCCCTGCATCGGCCACATAGCACCCGAAGCTGCCGCAGGGGGACCTATCGGCCTCATCGAGGACGGCGACACCATTGAACTGGACATCCCGGCACGTTCGCTCAAGGTACTTGTGAGCGACGAGGTGCTGGCAGAAAGGCGCGCCCGCTGGGTCGCCCCCGAGCCGAAGATCAAAAAGGGTTGGCTCGCCCGCTACGCGAAGGTGGTTACCTCGGCCCACACAGGCGCCATCACCACCGCTGAATAA
- the rseP gene encoding RIP metalloprotease RseP — MSILFAIIALGALIFFHELGHFLFAKAFGVGVEKFSLGFGPKIYGKKVGETEYLLSALPLGGYVKMVGEGEDAEISDEDRARSFAEKPVLQRIVIVAAGPVFNLLFAYILFIIIFMIGVPAVTTKVGDVVADKPAAKAGVKPGDTIRSVNGKPVARWDDFAKIIAEGKLAPVEVEVQRGQTPLKFTMVPESRTSKNLLGDTVTQPVIGVVAAGETVIDHFPPGEAISRGSAQCWNVIRLTVLSLVRLVERAIPLDNIGGPIMIVKMAGEQAAAGGVSFLAFVALLSVNLGVLNLLPVPILDGGHLAFFVIELMTGRPVSKRAREIAQQVGLVLLIGLMMLAFYNDIARMFAQKA; from the coding sequence ATGAGCATACTTTTCGCGATCATCGCCCTCGGGGCACTGATTTTCTTCCATGAGCTCGGACACTTCCTCTTCGCCAAGGCTTTTGGAGTCGGGGTGGAGAAATTCTCTCTCGGCTTCGGCCCGAAGATCTACGGGAAGAAGGTGGGCGAGACCGAGTACCTCTTGTCGGCACTCCCCTTGGGGGGGTACGTGAAAATGGTGGGGGAGGGGGAGGACGCCGAGATCTCAGACGAGGACCGCGCCCGCTCCTTTGCCGAAAAACCGGTGCTGCAGCGGATCGTCATCGTGGCGGCCGGGCCGGTCTTCAACCTGCTCTTCGCCTACATCCTTTTCATCATCATCTTCATGATCGGGGTCCCCGCCGTCACCACAAAGGTAGGGGACGTGGTTGCCGACAAGCCCGCAGCCAAGGCGGGCGTGAAGCCCGGCGACACCATCCGCTCCGTGAACGGCAAGCCCGTGGCGCGCTGGGACGACTTCGCCAAGATCATCGCCGAGGGGAAGCTCGCGCCGGTCGAGGTGGAGGTGCAGCGCGGCCAGACCCCCTTGAAGTTCACCATGGTCCCGGAGAGCCGCACCAGCAAGAACCTCCTGGGCGACACGGTGACCCAGCCGGTCATCGGCGTCGTCGCAGCCGGTGAAACGGTGATCGACCATTTCCCCCCAGGCGAGGCGATCTCCAGGGGAAGCGCCCAGTGCTGGAACGTGATCCGGCTCACCGTGCTGTCGCTGGTGCGCCTCGTGGAACGCGCCATCCCGCTGGACAACATCGGCGGCCCGATCATGATCGTGAAGATGGCGGGCGAGCAGGCGGCGGCAGGCGGGGTGAGCTTCCTCGCCTTCGTGGCGCTATTGTCGGTGAACCTCGGCGTCTTGAACCTTTTGCCGGTTCCGATTCTCGACGGCGGGCACCTCGCCTTTTTCGTCATCGAACTGATGACTGGCAGGCCGGTCAGCAAGAGGGCCCGGGAGATAGCCCAGCAGGTGGGGCTCGTGCTCCTGATCGGGCTCATGATGCTCGCCTTCTACAACGACATCGCCCGCATGTTCGCCCAGAAGGCGTAG